A genomic stretch from Bosea sp. F3-2 includes:
- a CDS encoding RbsD/FucU domain-containing protein produces the protein MLKGITPLLGPELLAILRAMGHGDEIAIVDANYPAEAHARRLVRMDGHDAPVILDAVLSLMPLDAAVSDAAFRPCAFGDCGRLEPVFAEFEATIAQREPGFRLVPIAGEPFYDRIRAAYAVVASGERRLYGNIILRKGVIASPGDAP, from the coding sequence ATGCTCAAGGGCATCACCCCTCTGTTGGGCCCCGAGCTTCTCGCCATCCTGCGGGCCATGGGCCATGGCGACGAGATCGCCATCGTCGATGCCAACTATCCCGCCGAAGCCCATGCCAGGCGGCTGGTGCGCATGGATGGCCATGATGCACCGGTGATCCTCGATGCCGTGCTGTCGCTCATGCCACTGGACGCCGCCGTGAGCGATGCTGCATTTCGCCCCTGCGCCTTCGGGGATTGCGGGCGGCTGGAGCCGGTCTTCGCCGAATTCGAGGCCACCATTGCGCAGCGCGAGCCCGGCTTCAGGCTGGTGCCGATCGCCGGAGAGCCGTTCTACGATCGTATTCGCGCCGCCTATGCCGTTGTCGCGAGCGGCGAGCGGCGACTCTACGGCAACATCATTCTGCGCAAGGGTGTCATCGCCAGCCCCGGAGACGCACCATGA
- the edd gene encoding phosphogluconate dehydratase, whose product MTAQSNNRTINARIGEVTERIVRRSQDGRRRYLDGVAAAAAAGPRRQRLGCANQAHGFAACGPGDKAMLRAGAGANLAIVTAYNDMLSAHQPYENFPELIRQAARAAGGVAQVAGGVPAMCDGITQGEAGMELSLFSRDVIALATAVSLSHQTFDAAVFLGICDKIVPGLVIGALAFGHLPAVFIPAGPMTSGLSNDEKSRVRQLFAEGKVDRDALLEAESRSYHGPGTCTFYGTANTNQMVMEIMGLHLPGASFVNPNTPLREALTKAAAERAMAITALGNDYKPVGRMLDERAFVNGVVGLHATGGSTNHTMHLVAMAAAAGIRLTWDDFADLAAVTPLLTRIYPNGKADVNHFHAAGGMGFVIRELLGDGLLHRDVETVWGQGLDAYVQEPVLAPDGGLAWRDGAATSGDEAVLRGVAAPFQATGGLTLLTGDLGRAVIKTSAIASERHVIEAPARVFHSQEALQAAFKAGELTGDVVAVVRFQGPRANGMPELHKLMPPLGVLQDRGLKVALVTDGRLSGASGKVPAAIHVTPEAADGGPIGLICDGDLIRVDAVAGKLSVLVDAEEWRARTPAEADLEPSHWGVGRELFGSFRAVVGSADTGATIFGSPQ is encoded by the coding sequence ATGACCGCTCAATCCAACAATCGCACGATCAACGCCCGCATCGGCGAGGTGACGGAGCGGATCGTGCGCCGCTCGCAGGACGGACGCCGGCGCTATCTCGACGGGGTCGCGGCCGCTGCGGCAGCCGGGCCGCGCCGCCAGCGTCTCGGCTGCGCCAACCAGGCCCATGGCTTCGCCGCCTGCGGGCCGGGCGACAAGGCGATGCTGCGCGCCGGCGCGGGCGCCAACCTCGCCATCGTCACCGCCTATAACGACATGCTCTCGGCCCACCAGCCCTATGAGAACTTCCCGGAGCTGATCCGCCAGGCGGCGCGCGCGGCCGGCGGCGTGGCCCAGGTCGCCGGCGGCGTGCCCGCCATGTGCGACGGCATCACCCAGGGCGAGGCCGGCATGGAGCTCTCGCTGTTCTCGCGCGACGTCATCGCGCTGGCGACGGCGGTCTCGCTCTCGCACCAGACCTTCGATGCGGCCGTCTTCCTCGGCATCTGCGACAAGATCGTGCCCGGCCTTGTCATCGGCGCGCTCGCCTTCGGCCATCTGCCGGCAGTCTTCATCCCGGCCGGTCCGATGACGTCGGGCCTCTCCAACGACGAGAAGTCGCGGGTGCGCCAGCTCTTTGCCGAGGGCAAGGTCGACCGCGATGCGTTGCTCGAAGCCGAGTCGCGCTCCTATCACGGCCCCGGCACCTGCACCTTCTACGGCACCGCCAACACCAACCAGATGGTGATGGAGATCATGGGGCTGCACCTGCCGGGCGCATCCTTCGTCAATCCGAACACGCCGCTGCGCGAGGCGCTGACCAAGGCTGCGGCCGAGCGGGCGATGGCGATCACCGCGCTCGGCAACGACTACAAGCCGGTTGGGCGCATGCTGGACGAGCGTGCCTTCGTCAACGGCGTGGTCGGCCTGCACGCCACCGGCGGTTCGACCAACCACACCATGCATCTCGTTGCCATGGCTGCCGCAGCTGGCATCCGGCTGACCTGGGACGATTTCGCCGATCTCGCGGCGGTGACGCCGCTGCTCACCCGAATCTATCCGAACGGCAAGGCCGACGTGAACCATTTCCACGCCGCCGGCGGCATGGGCTTCGTCATCCGCGAGCTGCTCGGCGATGGGCTTTTGCATCGCGATGTCGAGACCGTTTGGGGGCAGGGGCTCGACGCCTATGTCCAGGAGCCGGTGCTCGCGCCGGACGGCGGCCTGGCCTGGCGCGACGGCGCCGCCACGAGCGGCGACGAGGCTGTGCTGCGCGGCGTCGCGGCGCCCTTCCAGGCGACCGGCGGCCTGACCTTGCTGACCGGTGATCTCGGGCGGGCGGTGATCAAGACCTCCGCCATCGCCAGCGAGCGCCATGTCATTGAGGCGCCCGCCCGCGTCTTCCATAGCCAGGAGGCGCTGCAGGCCGCCTTCAAGGCCGGCGAGCTGACCGGGGACGTCGTTGCTGTGGTGCGCTTCCAGGGACCTCGCGCCAACGGCATGCCGGAGCTGCACAAGCTGATGCCGCCACTCGGCGTGCTGCAGGATCGCGGCCTTAAGGTCGCGCTGGTCACTGATGGCCGGCTCTCCGGCGCCTCCGGCAAGGTGCCGGCGGCGATCCATGTCACACCGGAAGCCGCCGATGGTGGGCCGATCGGGCTGATCTGCGACGGCGACCTGATCCGCGTCGATGCGGTTGCCGGCAAGCTGTCCGTGCTCGTGGACGCTGAGGAATGGCGCGCGCGCACACCGGCCGAGGCGGATCTCGAACCATCACATTGGGGCGTCGGCCGCGAGTTGTTCGGCTCCTTCCGCGCTGTCGTCGGCAGCGCCGATACCGGCGCGACGATCTTTGGAAGCCCACAGTGA
- a CDS encoding ABC transporter permease produces MTDIGNSRPGIQAFETVLEQRDTRVAEFDVQAKSPLQKLQHFLHANPTAVPAIVLLLGVAAFSMIVGSRFLSTFNLSLIIQQVTIIGVIGIAQTLIVITAGIDLSVGAIMVLCSVIMGKLAVMMGIPAPVALMAGIAAGAGCGAINGTLVTRFRLPPFIVTLGTLSIFFALNLWYSASETIRSQEVARTAPFLQWLGTPVDVLGARFTYGSFFMLTLVGLVWFVLNRTAFGRHLYAVGDDPDAARLSGIRTDRILFIVYVLAGIICALGAWTLIGRIGSISPQAGQTANLDSITAVVVGGASLFGGRGSIVGTLIGALIVGVFRNGLALSGTDVLWQDFTVGCLIIIAVALDQWIRKVSA; encoded by the coding sequence ATGACCGATATTGGCAATAGCCGCCCCGGCATCCAAGCCTTCGAGACCGTGCTGGAGCAACGCGACACCCGGGTGGCCGAGTTCGACGTGCAGGCGAAGTCGCCGCTGCAGAAGCTTCAGCACTTCCTGCACGCCAACCCCACCGCAGTACCCGCCATCGTGTTGCTGCTCGGCGTCGCGGCGTTCAGCATGATCGTCGGCTCTCGCTTTCTATCCACCTTCAACCTGTCACTGATCATCCAACAGGTGACGATCATCGGCGTGATCGGGATCGCCCAGACGCTGATCGTGATCACCGCCGGCATCGACCTATCCGTCGGTGCCATCATGGTGCTGTGCTCAGTGATCATGGGCAAGCTCGCCGTCATGATGGGCATACCGGCGCCGGTCGCGCTGATGGCGGGTATCGCCGCCGGTGCCGGCTGCGGCGCAATCAACGGCACGCTGGTGACACGGTTCAGACTACCGCCCTTCATCGTCACGCTCGGCACCTTGTCGATCTTCTTCGCGCTCAATCTCTGGTACTCGGCCTCGGAGACGATCCGCTCGCAAGAGGTGGCACGGACGGCGCCGTTCCTGCAGTGGCTCGGAACGCCGGTGGATGTGCTCGGTGCCCGCTTCACCTACGGTTCCTTTTTCATGCTGACGCTGGTCGGGCTGGTCTGGTTCGTGCTCAACCGCACCGCTTTCGGCCGCCATCTCTATGCCGTCGGCGACGACCCCGACGCAGCGCGGCTCTCCGGCATTCGCACGGACCGCATCCTCTTCATCGTCTATGTGCTGGCCGGGATCATTTGCGCCCTCGGCGCCTGGACCCTGATCGGACGGATCGGGTCAATCAGCCCGCAAGCCGGTCAAACAGCCAATCTCGACAGCATCACCGCGGTGGTCGTCGGCGGAGCCAGCCTGTTCGGCGGGCGCGGCTCGATCGTCGGCACCCTGATTGGAGCCTTGATCGTCGGTGTTTTTCGGAATGGGCTCGCGCTCTCCGGCACCGACGTACTCTGGCAGGACTTCACCGTCGGTTGCCTGATCATCATCGCAGTCGCCCTCGATCAATGGATCCGCAAGGTGTCGGCATGA
- a CDS encoding carbohydrate kinase — protein MILVCGEALIDLFVGPPEGTEMPARAVAGGSPFNVAVGLARLGAETAFLGGISRDRFGALLAEILVQEGVDDRFLVRTDRLSTISAVATGRDGQPSYSFHGEGAADRSLQPDDLPAALPSEIEALTFGSYTMMVEPIGSAFAGLAEREKGRRVISIDPNLRPTVVGDMEGWGRAAERFYRAATLIKASDEDVRIAWGGQITIAEAASYWLDCGAQLVVVTEGVQGATAFCAAGSISVPGRPVVVRDTVGAGDTFHAALLAQLAKTGRLHPDAIAALDLPAIGELLTYATAAAAITVARRGADLPTAAEVDAFLHPHLAG, from the coding sequence ATGATCCTCGTCTGTGGTGAAGCCCTGATCGATCTGTTCGTCGGCCCGCCTGAGGGCACCGAAATGCCGGCACGCGCAGTTGCCGGCGGATCGCCCTTTAATGTCGCCGTCGGCCTCGCCCGACTCGGGGCTGAGACGGCTTTCCTCGGCGGCATTTCGCGCGACCGCTTCGGCGCGCTGCTCGCCGAAATCCTGGTTCAGGAGGGCGTCGATGACCGTTTCCTGGTGCGGACCGACCGACTCTCCACCATCTCGGCTGTTGCGACGGGGCGCGACGGCCAGCCGAGCTATTCCTTTCACGGCGAGGGCGCGGCCGATCGTTCGCTGCAGCCGGATGATCTGCCGGCTGCTCTGCCTTCCGAGATCGAGGCGCTGACCTTCGGCTCCTACACCATGATGGTCGAGCCGATAGGCTCCGCCTTCGCCGGCCTGGCCGAACGCGAGAAGGGGCGCCGCGTCATCAGCATCGATCCCAATCTGCGCCCGACCGTGGTCGGAGACATGGAGGGCTGGGGCAGGGCCGCCGAGCGATTCTACCGTGCCGCAACTCTGATCAAGGCCAGCGATGAAGACGTGCGCATCGCCTGGGGCGGGCAGATCACGATCGCCGAGGCCGCTAGTTATTGGCTCGACTGCGGCGCCCAGCTCGTCGTGGTGACCGAGGGGGTCCAGGGCGCGACCGCCTTCTGTGCTGCCGGCAGCATCTCCGTGCCCGGCCGTCCGGTCGTCGTGCGCGATACGGTGGGGGCCGGCGACACCTTCCACGCCGCCCTGCTTGCCCAGCTTGCGAAGACTGGACGGCTTCATCCGGACGCGATTGCTGCGCTCGACCTGCCGGCGATCGGCGAGCTGCTGACCTACGCGACCGCTGCCGCAGCGATCACCGTCGCCCGCCGCGGGGCAGATCTGCCGACGGCAGCCGAAGTTGATGCGTTTCTCCATCCGCACCTGGCAGGCTGA
- the zwf gene encoding glucose-6-phosphate dehydrogenase, giving the protein MTSRVIPVAPFVLTVFGATGDLARRKLLPALFHRDFAGQLPQEATIIGIARRAMTEAEFLALARAAIIEHVPASETAGPELDRFLARLSYVTVDAEGEEGWAELAAAIAPYAGRIQVHYLATAPHLFGPICEQLGNFGLASNDARVVIEKPIGKDLASAIRVNEAIGKVFPEERVYRIDHYLGKETVQNLMALRFANALFEPLWNGAHIDHVQITVAESLGVEERAGYYDTAGAMRDMVQNHLLQLLCLVAMEPPPSLEADAVRDEKLKVLRALKPIDEGNAASLTVRGQYRAGASAGGAVPGYLDELGSNLSQTETFVALRAEVANWRWAGVPFYLRTGKRLATRVSEIVVGFRPVPHSAFGNQVGPIHANQLVIRLQPDEGVKLWLMIKDPGPGGIRLSHVPLDMSFAEAFKVRNPDAYERLILDVVRGNQTLFMRRDEVEAAWRWVDPILGAWRSMNEPPRPYTAGTWGPSASIALIERDGRTWQEDGA; this is encoded by the coding sequence ATGACCAGCCGGGTCATACCTGTGGCGCCTTTTGTTCTGACGGTGTTCGGTGCGACGGGCGATCTTGCCCGCCGCAAGCTGCTGCCCGCGTTGTTCCATCGCGATTTCGCCGGCCAGCTGCCGCAGGAGGCGACGATCATCGGCATCGCCCGGCGCGCAATGACCGAGGCCGAGTTCCTCGCCCTCGCGCGGGCGGCCATCATCGAACATGTGCCGGCGTCGGAAACGGCCGGTCCGGAGCTCGACCGCTTCCTGGCGCGGCTGAGCTATGTGACTGTCGATGCCGAGGGCGAGGAGGGCTGGGCTGAGCTTGCCGCGGCGATCGCTCCCTATGCCGGTCGCATCCAGGTTCATTACCTCGCTACGGCGCCGCATCTCTTCGGCCCGATCTGCGAACAACTCGGCAATTTCGGCCTCGCCAGCAACGACGCCCGGGTGGTGATCGAAAAGCCGATCGGCAAGGATCTCGCCTCGGCGATCCGGGTCAACGAGGCCATCGGCAAGGTCTTTCCGGAAGAGCGCGTTTATCGGATCGACCATTATCTCGGCAAGGAGACGGTGCAGAACCTGATGGCATTGCGCTTCGCCAATGCGCTGTTCGAGCCGCTCTGGAATGGTGCCCATATCGACCATGTCCAGATCACGGTCGCAGAGAGCCTGGGTGTCGAGGAGCGTGCTGGCTATTACGACACCGCCGGTGCCATGCGCGACATGGTGCAGAACCACCTGCTCCAGCTGCTGTGCCTCGTCGCCATGGAGCCGCCACCCTCGCTCGAAGCCGATGCCGTGCGCGACGAGAAGCTCAAGGTTCTACGGGCGCTGAAGCCGATCGACGAAGGCAATGCCGCCAGCCTCACCGTGCGCGGCCAGTATCGTGCCGGCGCCTCGGCGGGCGGCGCGGTGCCGGGCTATCTCGACGAACTCGGTTCCAATCTCAGCCAGACCGAGACCTTCGTCGCCCTGAGGGCGGAAGTCGCGAACTGGCGCTGGGCCGGCGTGCCCTTCTATCTGCGCACCGGCAAGCGCCTTGCGACGCGCGTCTCGGAGATCGTCGTCGGCTTCAGACCGGTGCCGCATTCGGCTTTCGGCAATCAGGTCGGGCCGATCCATGCCAATCAACTTGTCATCCGGCTTCAACCCGACGAGGGGGTGAAGCTGTGGCTGATGATCAAGGATCCGGGTCCCGGCGGCATCCGCCTGAGCCATGTCCCGCTCGATATGAGCTTCGCTGAGGCCTTCAAGGTCCGCAATCCAGATGCCTATGAGCGGCTCATCCTCGATGTCGTCCGCGGCAACCAGACATTGTTTATGCGTCGCGACGAGGTCGAGGCCGCCTGGCGTTGGGTCGACCCCATCCTGGGAGCCTGGCGCAGCATGAATGAACCGCCGCGCCCATATACCGCTGGAACCTGGGGACCTTCCGCCTCGATCGCCCTTATCGAACGCGATGGTCGGACCTGGCAGGAGGATGGCGCATGA
- a CDS encoding sugar ABC transporter substrate-binding protein: MRQPFRLFAASALALASGIQGVCAADKPIIGLITKTNTNPFFVKMKAGAEEAAKAHDVELRSFAGKVDGDNDGQVAAVENLIASGAKGILITPNDSRAIVPAIEKARAAGILVIALDTPLDPPTAADATFATDNFQAGEMIGQWAAKTLGAKAASAKIALLDLNVNQISVDVARDQGFLKGFGIDIGNPARIGDEKDARIVGHDVTLGSEEGGRKAMENLLQKDPGISVVYTINEPAAAGAYEALRSVGRDKDVLIISVDGGCPGVRNVKDGVIGATSMQFPLLMAAKGVEAVKKFATDGAKPQASQGLDFVNTGVELVTDKPVAGLSSIDSAAALKKCWG, from the coding sequence ATGCGTCAGCCATTCCGGCTTTTCGCCGCATCCGCGCTCGCGCTTGCGTCAGGGATTCAAGGCGTCTGCGCGGCCGACAAACCGATCATCGGCCTCATCACCAAGACCAACACCAACCCGTTCTTCGTCAAGATGAAGGCTGGCGCCGAGGAGGCTGCCAAGGCCCATGACGTGGAACTACGCTCCTTCGCCGGCAAGGTCGACGGCGACAATGACGGACAGGTCGCCGCCGTCGAAAACCTGATCGCCTCCGGCGCCAAGGGCATCCTGATCACGCCGAACGATTCACGCGCCATCGTGCCGGCCATCGAGAAGGCCCGCGCCGCCGGCATCCTGGTCATTGCGCTCGACACGCCGCTCGATCCGCCGACGGCCGCGGACGCCACCTTCGCCACCGACAATTTCCAGGCGGGCGAGATGATCGGACAATGGGCCGCCAAGACACTCGGCGCCAAAGCGGCATCGGCCAAGATCGCCCTGCTCGATCTCAATGTGAATCAGATCTCGGTTGACGTCGCCCGCGATCAGGGTTTCCTCAAAGGGTTCGGCATCGACATCGGCAATCCCGCCAGGATCGGCGACGAGAAGGATGCCCGCATCGTCGGCCATGACGTCACGCTCGGCAGCGAAGAAGGCGGCCGCAAGGCGATGGAGAACCTGCTGCAGAAGGACCCCGGCATCTCGGTGGTCTACACCATCAACGAGCCGGCGGCGGCCGGAGCCTACGAGGCTCTGCGCTCGGTCGGCCGCGACAAGGACGTGCTGATCATCTCGGTCGATGGTGGCTGCCCGGGCGTGCGCAATGTGAAGGATGGCGTCATCGGAGCGACATCGATGCAGTTTCCGCTGCTGATGGCGGCCAAAGGCGTCGAAGCGGTGAAGAAATTCGCCACCGACGGCGCCAAGCCGCAGGCCTCGCAAGGCCTCGATTTCGTCAATACCGGCGTGGAACTGGTGACGGACAAACCGGTCGCCGGCCTGTCCTCGATCGATAGCGCCGCCGCGCTGAAGAAGTGCTGGGGCTAG